CTGAAATTTGACCCTGCCCAGTTTCCGATCATTCAATTTTCACTGAGGGAAAATGGGGAAGAGTCTAACCTGAAAACCTTGTCCGAGAGCTTGAAGCTGGAGCTTACAAGAGTAGAAGGTGTAGCGAACGTGAATGTGTCAGGTTCGTTGAAAGATGAAGTGGTCATTGAATTAAATCAGCAAAAGCTGAAGGAACATGGCTTAAGCCAAAAGCAAGTAGTTCAAATGATCCGGGCCAATAATATCACGGCGCCAGGAGATACAATCAATACTGATGGACAAACCCTTACGACCCGTGTGCTCAGTGAACTTCAATCGGTGGATGAAATGAAGGCATTGGTCCTCCGGGTCAATCCGAAAACCGGCAAGAAAATCACTCTTTCAGAAGTGGCTACAGTGGAGAAAAGGCTGCAGGATACAAATACCATCACCCGGGCAAACCAAGAACCTGCCATCCTCTTCAGCGTACTGCAGCAATCCGATGCCAACACTGCATCTGTATCAAAAGCATTTCAAAAAGAGCTGACACGCCTTCTTGAACAGGATCAATATCAATCAGTTCAAGCGGATATTCTTTTTGATCAGGGTGATTACATCACCCAGGCGATTGGAAACATTGCCAATTCATTATTGATTGGCGGGGCTTTTGCCATGCTCGTTCTTTTCTTATTCTTAAAGAATGTCAAGAGTCCGCTGATTATCGGCGTAGCAATTCCATACTCTGTGATCGTCACATTCGTACTGATGTTCTTTGCAGATTTTGCCCTAAACATCATGACCCTGGGGGCCCTTGCACTTGGGATCGGGATGCTTGTGGATAATGCGATTGTGGTTATCGAAAATATTTACCGTCATCTCTCACTTGGGAAAAATCCAAGGGAAGCGGCAAGCATCGGTGCCCGTGAAGTCGGCGGAGCGATTACTGCCTCGACGTTGACGACCGTAGCAGTATTTCTTCCGATTGTCTTTATCACAGGTCTCTTGGGGGAAATCTTCACAGAATTCGCTTTGACGATTTCATTCAGCTTATTGGCCTCCCTGGTGGTGGCGCTGACAGTCATCCCGATGCTTGCGAGCAGATTACTAAAGAAGCCGAAAGGAAATCTGGAAGCGAAGAAAAGACGGTCCAAGACCCGGAATACCTTTTCCCGTTCGGTCAAATGGGCCCTTCGTCACAGATTCATCGTTCTCGGTATCACCGCTCTTGCTTTAGTTGCAGGGGGATTAGGTCTCACAACGGTAGGGACTCAATTTTTACCTCCTACCGATGAAGGATTTTTCAATATGAGGGTCGAATTAGAAAACGGAGCCTCTGTCGACGAAACCAATAAGGTGGTCGAAGCCATCGAAGAAAGGTTAGACAAGGAAAGTGAAGTCGATATATTCGTCAGCTTGATCGGATCCACCCAGGAAGAATCGTTCCGGGGAGGATCAAAAGCGAATATTGCTGAAGTCTATGTAAAGATGAAACCGATAAAGGATAGAGACCGGTCTATCTTCGCTTTTGCCGATGATGTGAAGCCTGAAATCGAAAAAGCGGCCAGAAATGTGAACAAGTCAGCGGAGATTTCCTTCAACCTCCAATCTACGTCAGGATCGAGCCCTCAGACATTGACGTTTAATTTAAGGGATACCGATTCAAATCGGTTGGAGGGATCAGTGGATCGTTTGCTTTCTTCTCTGAAAACAATGGAAAATGTTTCAGAGGTGACCACCGACCAAATGGAGACTGTGAAAGAAGTCCAGATGACGGTGAACCGGGAGAAAGCAATGGAACAGGGGCTTGCTCCCGCTGAAATCGGCACACTCATACAGGATGTAACACGGGGGGTGCTGACGACACAGATGGTGACCGAATCCTCCGATGTGATGAATGTTCTTGTACAGTATGACCGGAATATCACAGAAAACCTTGATTCATTGAAGAATCTACTCATCCAGAATGGTCAGGGAAAGTACATCAAGTTAAATTCAGTTGTGGATTTTGCGATTGAGGATGGCCCCGTGAGGATCCAGAGAATCGATCAGCAGCATGCAGTTCAGTTTACGCTACAGTATGCTGCTTCAACCAACCTTGGTGCCATATCAAAAGCGGTTGATGAAGAAATCGAATCATTGGACCTTCCGGATGAAACGCTCATTTCATTCAGCGGGGACAGAGAACTGCTTGAAGATTCCATCGATGATATGGCACTTGCCCTTGGTCTTGCCATCGTCCTTGTCTACATGGTCATGGCCGCACAGTTCGAGTCGTTTAAATATCCGTTCGTTATCATGTTCACCGTTCCACTCATGGTGATTGGTGTCGCGATTGCCCTTGCTGTCACTGGGACGCCTATCAGTATTTCGGCGGTCATTGGTGTCATTGTACTGGCGGGGATTGTTGTCAATAATGCCATCGTCATCGTCGATTATATCAATCAGCGCAAGCAGACAGGCATCAGCTCTTTTGACAGTATTGTAGAAGCAGTTCAAGACAGGGCGAGGCCGATATTCATGACGGCATTGACGACGATTCTCGGTCTGTTGCCCCTCGCCCTTGGTCTTGGAGAAGGGACGGAAATCAATCAGCCGATGGGCATTGCCGTCATCGGCGGGTTGGTGAGCAGCACGCTGCTGACCCTTTACGTCATTCCTGTTGTATACAGCTTCTTTGATCGAGAAACGAGAAGAATGAAAAGAAAAGTATAAAAAGAAATTTCATCCATCACGAGTCAACCGACAAGCCCGGCAGTCCTTTATGGAACTGTACGGGAAGAAGGTTGACTCTTTTTTTGACCGAATCCAATTCCGTAAGGCAGGGGGAGTATGAAGTATGGGTAAAGGGATCTATTTCATTACCGGGTTCCCGGGATTTTTAAGTTTTAATGTCATTGAAGAACTATTGAAGCAGGAAAGAGCTTCAAAAATTTATCTGCTCCATGTTCCGGCCATGGCAGCCAAAGCAAAAGAGGCGGTCGGGAGGCTTATGGGAAGATCAGAAACCGACATCGCCCTTGTGGAAGGGGACATTACAGAACAGCATCTGGGACTGTCTGAAGAAGTTCTCCGCGACATTCGGAATTCTGTGGATTATGTGTGGCATCTGGCGGCCATTTATGATTTAGCGGTCCCTGAGAAGAAAGCATATAAAGTGAATGTAGAAGGGACCCGTCATGTAAATGATTTCTGTGCCTCGCTCCGTGGGTTGAAGCGGTACGTCTACTTTTCCACTGCTTTTATAGCTGGGGAGAGGAAAGGCGTGTTGAGGGAGGGAGAGCTCCTGAAGCCAAATAGATTTCATAATTTCTATGAACAGACAAAGTATGAAGCGGAAGTACTTGTTGAAAATATGAAAGATACATTACCTGTCACCATCATACGTCCCGGCATTGTCAAAGGTAATTCAGCGACCGGTGAAACGGTGAAATTTGACGGTCCATATTTCATCATGAATATGTTCATGAGATTGTCCTTCCTTCCATGGATCCCGTTCCTTGGCGGAGGGGAATCAGTGATCAATATTGTGCCTGTGGAATATGTCGTGAGGGCGTCCGTCTATTTGGGCCACAGAGAGGGCGGTGAAGGAAAGACCTATCATCTTACCGACCCTGAACCTATCACAGTGAAGGAAGTGTATGAACAGATATTATGGCATATGTTGAAAAAGAAACCGAAAGGAAACATCCCCCTCCCCCTTTCTCATTGGGCATTGGGCTTCAGGCCGGTGCGCCGTTATCTGAGAGTGGAAAAAGAAGCGCTGGATTATTTCTCGATGAAAAGCTCATTTGATTGCAGTCAAGCCCAGCGGGATCTTCAAGGGACAGATATCCGCTGTCCATCCCTGTCAAGTCAGGTTGAAAAAATGGTGGCCTTCTATCTTGAGCATTCCTCAAATGAAGAATTACATGTGAAGATCGATTAAACCTTAGAAGGAAGGCAATATACAAACTTCGTAATATTTGGGAGAGATATGGTAAAAATAAAGTGAGAAGCATCAATAGGAGGAATCTCAAGATGTCATTTTCCCTTTATCCTTACCAACAGAATCACTTCAATAACCATGTTCATCCTTTTCGGATCCTAGCCCATTTTTATCGAGATCAGTTCACGGGGGGCACATGAAATCGTCGATATCAAAGTTAGAAGGAATACTATGGAGTATCGCCCTCCCAGGTTT
The nucleotide sequence above comes from Bacillus sp. KH172YL63. Encoded proteins:
- a CDS encoding efflux RND transporter permease subunit, whose product is MKISDFSIRRPVFTIVTMLLILILGGVSLLRIPLKLIPDLNPPVGVVVTNYPGAGPQEVVEKVTKPLEESLSTLPGMKNIQSTSREGSNFILLEFSWTTSIDDIENDVLQRIDQTPIPDGADNPRFLKFDPAQFPIIQFSLRENGEESNLKTLSESLKLELTRVEGVANVNVSGSLKDEVVIELNQQKLKEHGLSQKQVVQMIRANNITAPGDTINTDGQTLTTRVLSELQSVDEMKALVLRVNPKTGKKITLSEVATVEKRLQDTNTITRANQEPAILFSVLQQSDANTASVSKAFQKELTRLLEQDQYQSVQADILFDQGDYITQAIGNIANSLLIGGAFAMLVLFLFLKNVKSPLIIGVAIPYSVIVTFVLMFFADFALNIMTLGALALGIGMLVDNAIVVIENIYRHLSLGKNPREAASIGAREVGGAITASTLTTVAVFLPIVFITGLLGEIFTEFALTISFSLLASLVVALTVIPMLASRLLKKPKGNLEAKKRRSKTRNTFSRSVKWALRHRFIVLGITALALVAGGLGLTTVGTQFLPPTDEGFFNMRVELENGASVDETNKVVEAIEERLDKESEVDIFVSLIGSTQEESFRGGSKANIAEVYVKMKPIKDRDRSIFAFADDVKPEIEKAARNVNKSAEISFNLQSTSGSSPQTLTFNLRDTDSNRLEGSVDRLLSSLKTMENVSEVTTDQMETVKEVQMTVNREKAMEQGLAPAEIGTLIQDVTRGVLTTQMVTESSDVMNVLVQYDRNITENLDSLKNLLIQNGQGKYIKLNSVVDFAIEDGPVRIQRIDQQHAVQFTLQYAASTNLGAISKAVDEEIESLDLPDETLISFSGDRELLEDSIDDMALALGLAIVLVYMVMAAQFESFKYPFVIMFTVPLMVIGVAIALAVTGTPISISAVIGVIVLAGIVVNNAIVIVDYINQRKQTGISSFDSIVEAVQDRARPIFMTALTTILGLLPLALGLGEGTEINQPMGIAVIGGLVSSTLLTLYVIPVVYSFFDRETRRMKRKV
- a CDS encoding SDR family oxidoreductase produces the protein MGKGIYFITGFPGFLSFNVIEELLKQERASKIYLLHVPAMAAKAKEAVGRLMGRSETDIALVEGDITEQHLGLSEEVLRDIRNSVDYVWHLAAIYDLAVPEKKAYKVNVEGTRHVNDFCASLRGLKRYVYFSTAFIAGERKGVLREGELLKPNRFHNFYEQTKYEAEVLVENMKDTLPVTIIRPGIVKGNSATGETVKFDGPYFIMNMFMRLSFLPWIPFLGGGESVINIVPVEYVVRASVYLGHREGGEGKTYHLTDPEPITVKEVYEQILWHMLKKKPKGNIPLPLSHWALGFRPVRRYLRVEKEALDYFSMKSSFDCSQAQRDLQGTDIRCPSLSSQVEKMVAFYLEHSSNEELHVKID